Proteins encoded within one genomic window of Flavobacterium oreochromis:
- the fabD gene encoding ACP S-malonyltransferase, translating into MKAYVFPGQGAQFTGMGKDLYESSVLAKELFEKANEILGFRITDIMFEGTAEELKETKVTQPAVFLHSVILAKVLDIKPDMVAGHSLGEFSALVANGSLSFEDGLQLVSQRALAMQEACEITPSTMAAVLNLEDKVVEDICASIDGVVVAANYNCPGQLVISGELKAVELACEKMKEAGAKRALILPVGGAFHSPMMEPAREKLAAAIEATSFNTPSCPVYQNVTANAVSDAVEIKKNLIAQLTGAVKWTQSVNQMIADGATSFTEVGPGKVLVGLVNKINKEVETISA; encoded by the coding sequence ATGAAAGCATACGTTTTTCCAGGACAAGGAGCTCAATTTACCGGAATGGGTAAAGATTTATACGAATCATCTGTGTTAGCAAAAGAATTATTTGAAAAAGCCAATGAAATTTTAGGTTTTCGTATTACAGATATCATGTTTGAAGGTACTGCAGAAGAATTAAAAGAAACAAAAGTAACACAACCTGCTGTTTTCTTACATTCAGTTATTTTAGCCAAGGTTTTAGATATAAAACCAGACATGGTAGCAGGGCATTCCTTAGGTGAATTTTCAGCATTAGTAGCTAATGGTTCTTTATCTTTTGAAGATGGATTACAATTAGTTTCTCAACGTGCTTTAGCCATGCAAGAAGCTTGTGAAATTACGCCTTCAACCATGGCTGCAGTATTAAACTTAGAAGACAAAGTAGTAGAAGATATCTGTGCATCAATTGATGGTGTGGTAGTAGCTGCAAACTATAATTGCCCAGGTCAATTAGTGATTTCTGGAGAATTAAAAGCAGTAGAGCTTGCTTGTGAAAAAATGAAAGAAGCAGGTGCTAAACGCGCACTAATATTACCTGTAGGAGGTGCTTTTCATTCACCAATGATGGAACCTGCAAGAGAAAAATTAGCCGCTGCTATAGAGGCTACCTCTTTCAACACGCCTTCATGTCCCGTGTACCAAAATGTAACAGCAAATGCTGTTAGTGACGCTGTGGAAATTAAGAAAAACTTAATTGCGCAATTAACAGGCGCTGTAAAATGGACACAATCCGTAAACCAAATGATTGCTGATGGCGCTACTAGCTTTACTGAAGTAGGTCCTGGAAAAGTTTTAGTAGGCTTAGTTAATAAAATTAATAAAGAAGTAGAAACCATTTCTGCTTAA
- a CDS encoding VOC family protein, with protein sequence MNLNQITVPSLNLTRSTPFYEKLGLKLIVKSLPHYARFECPKGNATFSIHKTNELPKGEDICVYFECENLDEQVNKLKKIGIVFEQEPTNEPWLWREARLKDPDGNQLILFYAGNNRLNPPWRIDN encoded by the coding sequence ATGAATTTAAATCAAATCACTGTTCCTTCGTTAAATTTAACGAGATCTACTCCTTTCTATGAAAAATTAGGATTGAAACTTATTGTCAAATCACTTCCTCATTATGCACGATTTGAATGTCCTAAGGGTAATGCAACTTTTTCTATTCATAAAACGAATGAATTACCAAAAGGAGAGGATATATGTGTCTATTTTGAATGCGAAAATCTGGATGAACAAGTTAATAAACTAAAAAAAATTGGAATCGTATTTGAACAAGAACCTACTAATGAACCGTGGTTATGGCGCGAAGCTAGACTCAAAGATCCAGATGGCAATCAACTGATATTATTCTATGCTGGTAATAACAGACTGAATCCTCCTTGGCGAATTGATAATTAG
- a CDS encoding SDR family NAD(P)-dependent oxidoreductase, which produces MDHKFTNKEWEICLKVLTALKDNPFDNPDNKLFSGLITKIHTTAKKLNKKAIASDKKDNDLNITKETVIVNHALNGKTLYYDDQQKQHEFSTLTTSKHCYCCNLVFNLNHFFYPRLCPNCAIENYDKRFQTIDLSGRKVLLTGGRVKVGFATALKLLRAKATVVLTTRFPALALEQLRQEEDYDNWKDNLIIYGLDLRNLNAIHEFLAFYKSKFSSIDILINNAAQTIKYDEKYYASLIAKEHKLLQIGSRETLLIPNSTDVIPNIKKLDFGETSFNDIRLSRFGLPVDEREKNSWNSRLDEIGLPELLEVNLINHIAPYILIKELKSLFLNSEFTERFIVNVTSSEGMFSYTNKTECHPHTNMTKAALNMMTLTSGKDFVNDNIFMTSVDVGWISTGANEALREKQFKAGYIPPLDSVDGASRIMDPIIQGIQGSNYWYGVLLKNYKVTNW; this is translated from the coding sequence ATGGATCATAAATTTACGAACAAGGAATGGGAAATTTGTCTTAAAGTACTCACAGCACTTAAAGACAATCCATTTGATAATCCTGATAACAAATTGTTTTCGGGACTTATCACTAAGATTCATACTACTGCAAAAAAATTAAATAAAAAGGCTATTGCCTCTGATAAAAAAGATAATGATTTAAACATTACTAAAGAAACAGTAATTGTTAATCACGCATTAAATGGTAAAACATTATATTATGATGACCAACAAAAGCAGCACGAATTTTCAACTTTAACTACTTCTAAGCATTGTTATTGCTGTAATTTAGTGTTTAATTTGAATCATTTTTTTTATCCTCGTCTTTGTCCTAATTGCGCTATTGAAAATTACGATAAACGTTTTCAAACTATTGATCTTTCAGGACGAAAAGTGCTACTTACTGGAGGAAGAGTAAAAGTAGGTTTTGCCACTGCTTTAAAACTACTTCGTGCTAAAGCGACCGTTGTACTTACAACGCGTTTTCCTGCGTTGGCATTAGAACAACTACGACAGGAGGAAGATTATGACAATTGGAAAGATAATTTAATTATTTATGGTTTAGATTTGCGAAACTTAAATGCGATACATGAGTTTTTGGCATTTTATAAAAGTAAATTTTCATCAATTGATATATTGATTAATAATGCAGCTCAAACGATTAAATATGATGAAAAATATTATGCCTCATTAATCGCAAAAGAACATAAACTATTACAAATTGGAAGTAGAGAAACGTTACTTATTCCTAACTCAACAGATGTTATACCAAATATCAAAAAGTTAGATTTTGGTGAAACTTCATTCAATGACATTCGTTTAAGTCGGTTTGGATTACCTGTTGATGAAAGAGAAAAAAACAGTTGGAATTCCAGATTAGATGAAATAGGATTACCAGAGTTATTAGAAGTGAATTTAATTAATCATATCGCACCTTATATTTTGATTAAGGAATTAAAATCGTTATTTTTGAATTCGGAGTTTACAGAAAGATTTATAGTGAATGTAACTTCCTCTGAAGGAATGTTTAGTTATACGAATAAAACCGAGTGTCATCCCCATACAAATATGACCAAAGCAGCTTTGAATATGATGACCTTGACTTCAGGAAAAGATTTTGTTAATGATAATATCTTTATGACGAGCGTTGATGTAGGTTGGATTTCTACTGGTGCCAATGAGGCCTTGAGGGAAAAACAGTTTAAAGCGGGTTATATTCCGCCACTTGATTCAGTAGATGGAGCCTCTCGAATTATGGATCCTATTATTCAAGGCATACAAGGGAGTAACTATTGGTACGGTGTTTTATTAAAAAATTATAAAGTTACTAATTGGTAA
- a CDS encoding AAA family ATPase — MKTPEIKILIGATGAGKSTFAEYWLRTEPNWMRVSRDDFRMMNFSNTNLAPEDESKITEMVDGSITALINKGVNVLVDATHCRAEYINTYIDKYIEKAHISFKVFDVELEELKKRCKKGLKKQVGLFQKKSLKSTLKNCNS, encoded by the coding sequence ATGAAAACACCCGAAATAAAAATATTGATAGGCGCAACAGGAGCAGGGAAATCAACTTTTGCTGAATATTGGTTACGAACTGAGCCTAACTGGATGCGTGTGAGTCGAGACGATTTTAGAATGATGAATTTTAGTAACACGAACTTAGCACCAGAAGACGAGTCAAAAATCACCGAGATGGTCGATGGATCTATTACGGCATTGATTAACAAAGGGGTGAATGTATTAGTTGATGCTACGCATTGTCGTGCAGAGTACATCAATACGTATATTGATAAATATATAGAAAAAGCACATATTAGTTTCAAGGTTTTTGATGTAGAGTTAGAGGAGTTAAAGAAGCGATGTAAAAAAGGTTTGAAGAAACAGGTCGGTTTATTCCAGAAAAAGTCACTGAAAAGTACTTTAAAGAATTGCAATTCTTGA
- a CDS encoding slipin family protein yields the protein MFKKITIETFQVGLVFKENKLIQVLTEGKHWLIGNNKEVQYFSMKEAFEPTQDLDVLLKNVTLANMLQVVEVPKFQVALKFVNKSFEEVLTTGKYAFWKNVDDIQFSLFNMTLEFLPSVNLDIMLQNEKLANMLDVIEVADNEIVLQYINGNFREVFSAGRYAFWKGIINYKFVRIHLNDLYINDEMDKTVVEHPKLKPFTRKFDILSHEKGLLFINGEFVKTLDAGTYNFWNNATRIEIKSADLRQQQMEISGQELLTKDKANLRINFFAKYQVTDIQKALTENKDFEKQLYILLQLALRAYVGGFTLDELLTKKDEITQVILAESKAKVAQLGVEVFDAGIRDIILPGDMKEIMNQVLVAEKKAQANIIMRREETASMRSLLNTAKLMEENETLWKLKEMEYVEKIADKIGEISISGGGNIIGQLKEIFVK from the coding sequence ATGTTCAAGAAAATTACCATAGAAACTTTCCAAGTAGGATTGGTTTTTAAAGAAAATAAATTGATTCAGGTCTTAACTGAAGGCAAGCATTGGTTGATAGGGAACAATAAGGAAGTTCAGTATTTCTCTATGAAAGAAGCTTTTGAACCTACTCAAGATTTAGATGTTTTATTGAAAAATGTAACCTTAGCAAATATGTTGCAGGTTGTAGAAGTACCAAAATTTCAAGTAGCCTTGAAGTTTGTCAATAAATCATTTGAAGAAGTATTAACTACAGGCAAATATGCTTTTTGGAAAAATGTAGATGATATACAGTTTTCATTATTTAATATGACTTTAGAATTTTTACCTTCAGTAAATTTAGATATTATGTTGCAAAACGAAAAGTTAGCTAATATGTTGGACGTTATTGAGGTGGCTGATAACGAAATTGTTTTGCAGTATATCAACGGAAACTTTAGAGAAGTGTTCTCAGCAGGGCGTTATGCTTTTTGGAAAGGAATCATCAATTACAAATTTGTTAGGATTCATTTAAACGATTTATACATCAATGATGAAATGGATAAAACGGTAGTAGAGCATCCAAAATTGAAACCTTTTACAAGAAAATTTGATATTTTAAGTCACGAAAAAGGCTTGTTGTTTATCAATGGCGAATTTGTAAAGACACTTGATGCAGGAACCTATAATTTCTGGAATAATGCTACTCGTATTGAAATTAAATCAGCCGATTTAAGACAGCAACAAATGGAAATTTCTGGTCAAGAATTATTGACTAAAGATAAAGCCAATTTAAGAATCAACTTTTTTGCTAAATATCAAGTAACTGATATTCAAAAAGCATTGACTGAAAATAAGGATTTTGAAAAGCAATTATATATCTTGTTGCAATTGGCATTAAGAGCCTATGTGGGCGGCTTCACTTTAGACGAGTTATTGACTAAAAAGGATGAAATTACTCAAGTTATTTTAGCAGAGTCTAAAGCAAAAGTTGCCCAATTAGGGGTAGAAGTTTTTGATGCTGGTATTAGAGACATCATATTGCCAGGTGATATGAAAGAAATTATGAACCAGGTTTTGGTAGCTGAGAAAAAAGCACAAGCTAATATTATTATGAGACGGGAAGAAACAGCTTCTATGAGAAGTTTGTTGAACACCGCCAAATTAATGGAAGAAAACGAAACCTTATGGAAATTGAAAGAAATGGAATATGTAGAAAAAATTGCCGATAAAATAGGGGAAATCTCTATTTCAGGCGGTGGAAACATCATAGGCCAATTGAAAGAAATTTTTGTAAAATAA
- a CDS encoding RNA ligase family protein, whose product MEFRKYNSIENTYQKTVLEQIIKHEFDTVDYVVQEKVHGANFAFYTNGIQVKITKRSDFIEENDTFYNAHKVAEKYHTKVKSLFFEIKELFPNTQFITVFGELFGGHYNHPEVPTVQGAIKVQKGIDYSPENDFYAFDIKVDNSHYMNVELANKLFEKIGFFYAKTLFKGSLTDCLKYPNDFTSLIPEWLGLPTLESNIVEGVIIRPVDTLFFGNGSRVLLKNKNEKWSERGKNEKPKKEHQMVDFPPEVQSIWSKITDYVTVNRIYNVLSKEGEFHPKIFGKLTGWMSQDVMTDFQKDHPTEWDSLEKEHQKTINKRLNTLIVKEIKEEFMTFKV is encoded by the coding sequence ATGGAATTTAGAAAATACAACTCAATAGAAAATACGTACCAAAAAACAGTTTTGGAACAAATTATCAAACACGAATTTGATACAGTCGACTATGTAGTACAAGAAAAAGTGCACGGGGCAAACTTTGCGTTTTATACTAATGGTATCCAAGTTAAAATTACAAAACGTTCTGATTTTATCGAAGAGAATGATACGTTTTACAATGCTCATAAAGTGGCTGAAAAATACCATACTAAAGTGAAGTCATTATTTTTTGAAATAAAAGAATTATTCCCAAATACACAGTTTATTACCGTGTTTGGTGAATTATTTGGTGGTCATTACAATCATCCCGAAGTTCCCACGGTACAAGGTGCTATCAAGGTTCAAAAGGGTATTGATTACAGTCCAGAAAATGATTTTTATGCTTTCGATATTAAAGTGGATAATTCACACTATATGAATGTTGAATTAGCGAACAAATTGTTTGAGAAAATAGGATTCTTCTATGCAAAGACTTTATTTAAAGGAAGTTTAACGGATTGTTTGAAATACCCAAATGACTTTACTAGTTTAATTCCTGAATGGTTAGGCTTACCCACTTTGGAAAGCAACATAGTAGAAGGGGTGATTATACGTCCTGTGGATACTTTATTCTTTGGAAACGGAAGCCGTGTTTTATTAAAAAATAAAAACGAAAAATGGTCGGAAAGAGGAAAAAATGAGAAACCTAAAAAAGAACATCAAATGGTTGATTTTCCTCCAGAAGTACAAAGTATTTGGTCAAAAATTACGGACTATGTAACGGTAAACCGTATCTACAATGTATTGAGCAAAGAAGGGGAATTTCACCCCAAAATCTTTGGGAAATTAACAGGTTGGATGAGTCAAGACGTGATGACCGACTTTCAAAAGGATCATCCTACCGAGTGGGATAGTTTAGAAAAAGAACATCAAAAAACAATCAACAAACGCTTAAACACTTTGATTGTTAAAGAGATTAAAGAAGAATTTATGACTTTTAAAGTATAA
- a CDS encoding nucleotidyltransferase domain-containing protein produces MTIQDLKSQNLILFEVISGSKSFGLDTPTSDTDIKGVFYMPKDKFYGLEYIPQISNETNDIVYYELGRFVELLLKNNPNILEVLASPEDCILYKHPLMNQLKIEDFLSKLCKDTFAGYAITQIKKARGLKKKIVNPMSKERKSLLDFCSVLQGYDSISLANWLFKYQLKQEQCGLINIPNAKGIYALFYDEHKKLGYKGVIKNELSNEVSVSSIPKGAKELGYLSCNLEGYSKYCKEYATYWDWIEKRNEERYETNQLHGKNYDSKNMMHTIRLLQTAQQILETQRLNIRVTNREELLTIKSGAMEYDTLLQKADDLITSIEKLTESSLLPELPNNRAIAILINIRKQLYN; encoded by the coding sequence ATGACGATACAAGACCTTAAATCGCAAAATCTAATCCTTTTCGAAGTGATTTCGGGAAGTAAGTCCTTTGGGTTAGATACTCCAACATCAGATACTGATATAAAAGGTGTATTTTACATGCCTAAAGATAAATTTTATGGTTTAGAATATATTCCACAAATTAGCAATGAAACGAATGATATTGTATATTATGAATTAGGTCGTTTTGTGGAATTGTTATTAAAAAATAATCCAAATATTTTAGAGGTTTTAGCTTCTCCAGAAGATTGTATTTTATACAAGCATCCTTTAATGAATCAATTAAAAATTGAAGACTTTCTTTCTAAACTTTGCAAAGATACTTTTGCAGGTTATGCCATAACTCAAATCAAAAAAGCAAGAGGATTAAAAAAGAAAATTGTGAATCCAATGAGTAAAGAACGTAAAAGTTTGTTAGACTTTTGTTCTGTTTTGCAAGGTTATGATTCTATTTCACTAGCCAATTGGTTATTTAAATATCAATTAAAGCAAGAACAATGCGGTTTGATTAATATTCCTAATGCTAAAGGAATATATGCACTATTTTATGATGAACATAAAAAGTTAGGGTATAAAGGCGTTATAAAAAATGAACTTTCTAATGAAGTATCCGTTTCCTCTATTCCAAAAGGAGCAAAAGAACTGGGCTATCTATCATGTAATTTAGAAGGCTATTCCAAATATTGTAAAGAATATGCAACGTATTGGGATTGGATTGAAAAACGTAATGAAGAGCGTTACGAAACCAATCAGCTACACGGAAAAAATTATGACAGCAAAAATATGATGCACACCATACGTTTACTCCAAACAGCTCAACAAATTTTAGAGACACAAAGATTGAATATCCGTGTTACAAATCGTGAAGAATTATTGACTATCAAATCAGGGGCAATGGAATATGATACGTTATTACAAAAAGCAGATGATTTAATTACTTCTATTGAAAAATTAACTGAATCATCACTATTACCCGAATTACCCAATAATAGAGCAATAGCGATTTTAATAAACATACGAAAACAACTTTATAATTGA
- a CDS encoding ExbD/TolR family protein, with the protein MSETRNQFGRKSITQKSKKLPVRLDLSAMVSIAFLLMVFFMLTSYMSRPQIMDLGMPEGRGCVDYIGCFDLSDLRTMTILIGENDKIISYHGNFESPIESPKLLTYNKESLRKELVEKSKLILSQTADPKKGLIVKIKPSKKATYKNLVDVLDEMAIVKIPVYTVLDITPEENQLLRSFETH; encoded by the coding sequence ATGAGCGAGACAAGAAATCAATTCGGAAGAAAATCAATTACCCAAAAGTCAAAAAAGTTACCAGTTCGATTGGATCTATCCGCGATGGTAAGCATCGCTTTTTTATTAATGGTGTTTTTTATGTTAACATCTTATATGTCTAGACCCCAGATAATGGATTTAGGAATGCCTGAAGGAAGAGGTTGTGTAGATTATATTGGGTGTTTTGATTTATCTGATTTAAGAACTATGACAATTTTAATTGGCGAAAATGATAAAATAATAAGTTACCACGGAAATTTTGAATCACCCATTGAATCACCTAAGCTTTTAACTTACAATAAAGAATCGTTAAGAAAGGAATTGGTAGAAAAGTCGAAATTAATACTAAGTCAAACAGCTGATCCTAAAAAAGGATTAATTGTTAAGATTAAACCGAGTAAAAAAGCTACTTATAAAAATCTAGTGGATGTGCTAGATGAAATGGCAATCGTAAAAATTCCTGTTTATACTGTTCTGGACATCACACCGGAAGAAAACCAGTTGCTGAGGTCGTTTGAAACCCATTAA
- a CDS encoding DUF434 domain-containing protein, translating into MTKQTNRGKEAKDDLFFNQEAKSIFKEALQDLNYLLTRAYSPKNALHTVGTRYRLSQRQIKALQGMGASEQYLDKVKITQCDIDQLQANTIVIDGFNVLILLESLFSGAYLFQGADGCYRDLSSVHGTYKKVSQTPIAIQTIVDFHKVVGIKEIIWIFDKPVSNSGRIKKMLEETASQENLTWTIRLEDKADDTIIKQTGIIISSDAYILENAAKWFNLIAFLIESKGFKANVF; encoded by the coding sequence ATGACAAAACAAACCAATAGAGGCAAAGAAGCAAAAGATGATCTCTTTTTTAATCAAGAAGCAAAATCCATTTTCAAAGAAGCTTTACAAGATTTGAATTATCTTTTAACAAGAGCTTATAGTCCTAAAAATGCCTTGCATACAGTTGGTACTCGATATCGATTGAGCCAACGCCAAATCAAAGCTTTGCAGGGAATGGGAGCTTCAGAGCAATATCTGGATAAAGTAAAAATTACTCAGTGCGATATAGACCAGTTACAAGCAAATACAATTGTGATAGACGGGTTTAATGTTTTGATTCTATTAGAAAGTTTGTTTTCTGGCGCTTATTTGTTTCAGGGAGCTGATGGTTGTTATCGAGATTTATCCAGTGTGCACGGAACTTATAAAAAAGTATCGCAAACGCCTATAGCAATTCAAACAATTGTCGATTTTCATAAAGTAGTTGGAATAAAGGAAATAATTTGGATTTTCGATAAACCTGTTTCTAATAGCGGTCGAATCAAGAAAATGCTAGAAGAAACCGCTAGTCAAGAAAATTTGACTTGGACAATCCGCTTGGAGGATAAAGCTGATGATACTATTATAAAGCAAACAGGAATAATCATTTCGTCTGATGCCTATATTCTTGAAAATGCTGCCAAATGGTTTAATTTAATCGCGTTTTTAATTGAAAGTAAAGGATTTAAGGCGAATGTGTTTTAG
- a CDS encoding carboxypeptidase-like regulatory domain-containing protein, with protein sequence MSDKNGSIPGAIVKIKGTETFTTTNFEGKYTINVKEGDVLVYTFMGMEEATKNVGESSVINVVLNDDNTLLGEIGVINRKKTFMGRIFHRIGNWFR encoded by the coding sequence GTGAGTGATAAAAATGGCTCTATACCTGGAGCAATTGTAAAGATTAAAGGAACAGAAACTTTCACTACTACTAATTTTGAAGGAAAATATACAATAAATGTAAAAGAAGGTGATGTATTAGTTTATACTTTTATGGGTATGGAAGAAGCTACAAAAAATGTAGGTGAATCTAGTGTAATTAATGTAGTATTAAATGATGACAATACACTTTTAGGTGAAATAGGTGTAATAAATAGAAAGAAAACCTTTATGGGAAGGATATTTCATAGAATTGGGAATTGGTTTAGATGA
- a CDS encoding cysteine peptidase family C39 domain-containing protein, whose translation MFKSFFNKIFKPTHHSIPDFPIIIQSQESECGPVCIKMICDYYKIETSLDEIKTHSKWDEEYGTNLLGVEECLKQFNFRTLGVKLDILALHQAPLPLLLHWDDSKFILLYWIHNNRFYIADPELGKFDIDLNLFKNYWIKDDEGKEEGIALLFEKLK comes from the coding sequence ATGTTTAAATCTTTTTTTAATAAAATATTCAAACCAACTCATCATTCAATTCCAGATTTTCCAATTATTATTCAAAGTCAGGAGAGTGAATGTGGACCTGTATGCATAAAAATGATTTGTGATTATTATAAAATTGAGACTTCTTTAGATGAAATAAAAACACATTCAAAATGGGATGAAGAGTATGGTACCAACCTTTTAGGAGTTGAGGAATGTTTAAAACAGTTTAATTTTAGAACATTGGGTGTTAAATTAGATATATTAGCTCTACATCAAGCTCCTTTACCATTGCTCTTGCATTGGGATGATTCAAAGTTTATTTTATTGTATTGGATACATAATAATCGATTTTACATAGCTGATCCTGAATTAGGAAAATTTGATATTGATTTAAATTTGTTTAAAAATTATTGGATAAAAGATGATGAGGGTAAAGAAGAAGGAATTGCATTATTATTTGAAAAGTTAAAATGA
- a CDS encoding TatD family hydrolase, with the protein MITYIDIGINLTNRQFEDEIDEIVQNAHDADVEQIILTGTSVKNSIESDKIVADFPHTLYSTAGIHPHEAKSMNEQSIPTLRKLLQKKHVVSVGECGLDFDRDFSPRPVQEKCFRAQLELAIEVKKPLFLHEREAFDRFTVICKEYQSKLPPAVVHCFTGTLQQAKYYLDNGFYLGFTGAISDANRFAHLKEVIQYVPLNRMMIETDAPFMLPKNVPRSQLTQFNERRNEPAFLPFVAQTIAQVKKVSLHEVAETTTDVARDFLGFKLLIKGTI; encoded by the coding sequence ATGATCACGTACATTGACATAGGTATAAACCTAACCAATCGTCAGTTTGAAGATGAAATTGACGAAATTGTTCAAAATGCACACGATGCTGATGTTGAACAAATAATTCTTACAGGAACTAGCGTAAAAAACAGCATTGAATCAGATAAAATTGTTGCCGATTTTCCACACACCTTATATAGTACCGCAGGAATACATCCGCATGAAGCTAAGAGTATGAACGAACAAAGTATTCCTACATTGCGAAAGCTTTTGCAGAAAAAGCACGTGGTTTCGGTAGGGGAGTGTGGACTTGATTTTGACCGAGATTTTTCTCCCAGACCAGTTCAAGAAAAATGTTTCAGAGCCCAACTCGAACTGGCTATCGAAGTTAAAAAACCATTGTTTTTACACGAACGAGAGGCATTTGACCGATTTACAGTCATCTGTAAAGAATACCAATCGAAGTTACCACCAGCGGTAGTTCATTGTTTTACGGGAACTTTACAGCAAGCTAAATATTACCTTGATAATGGATTTTACCTTGGTTTTACTGGAGCTATATCAGATGCGAATCGGTTTGCTCATTTAAAAGAAGTGATACAATATGTACCTTTGAACCGAATGATGATTGAAACCGATGCGCCTTTTATGCTTCCTAAAAATGTTCCCCGTAGCCAATTAACCCAATTTAACGAACGCCGTAACGAACCCGCTTTTTTACCTTTTGTAGCCCAAACTATCGCACAGGTTAAAAAGGTTTCCCTTCACGAAGTAGCCGAAACAACTACTGATGTGGCAAGAGATTTTTTGGGATTTAAACTTTTAATTAAAGGCACCATCTAA